CCCTGAACCTGAAGAACCAATAATTGAGATAACCTCACCCTTTTTGACACTGAGGGAGATATCTTTGAGGACTTCATTTTTTCCGTATGATTTTTTGAGGTTTTTAATTTCTAAAATCGTCTCAGTCATTAGTGAACCCCTCCTTGTGTGTAAGTATCTTGATCCAAACGGCGTTCTACATAACGCAAGATGCGTGTCACTGTGAAGGTAAGGACAAAGTAGATTGCTGCGATAACAAAGAATGTTTGGAAGTATTGATAAGTTTGGCTTGCGACAGTGTTACCTGCGAAGTAAAGTTCCACAACAGAGATAACGTTCAAAACAGAGGTATCCTTGATATTGATAACGAACTCATTACCAGTAGCTGGCAAGATGTTACGGATAACCTGTGGAAGAACAATCTTACGCATGGTTTGGCCATGGGTAAATCCAAGAGCAGTTGCAGCTTCAAATTGTCCTTTATCTACAGCGAAGATACCACCACGAACGATTTCACTCATGTAGGCTCCGGTGTTGATAGAAACGATGAAGACAGCTGCTAGGGTACGATCAATATTGATACCAAAGGCTTGGGCAGTACCGTAGTAGATAACCATAGATTGTACAATCATTGGTGTACCACGGAAAACTTCGATATAGACATTAAGAACCCAACCGAAGAGTTTTTGGAGCAAGGCTACAAATTTATTAGCAGCCTTAGGAGCTGTGCGGTAAACACCAATCATAAGACCGATGAAAGTACCTACAACTGTACCGATAATTGAGATAAGAAGGGTAATTCCTGTACCACGTAGGAATTGTGGCCAGTTCTTAGCGATGATGGTGCTCATCTGACTAAAGAAGTTTCCTTTTTTAGCCTCGTCAGTCTTATCTGCAGGTTGGATGTCAATGATGTGATCCATCAGTTTAACACGTTCCTCTTGGCTGATTCCAGCAAGGACCTTATTGACTTGTTCCATTTGCTGGCTGTCTCCTTTGCGAAGACCGACGGCCAAGGATACGTCATCGTCTGAAACCTGGAAACCACCATCTTTAAGCGTAATCATCTTATATTTTGAGCTAGCTTCTTCGGCAGTTTTTGCTTCAGGACGCTCTGAAACATAACCATCGATGATACCAGATGCAAGGGCTTGGCGCATAGCACCGAAGTCTCCCATAGCGGTTTGTTTGCTGACACCTGGGATTTGATCAATCAAATTATAGAGATAAACCCCTTGTTGAGCTGTGATTTTAGCATCCTTGAAGTCTTTGAGACTCTTAGCGTTGGCATAATCACCGTCTGAGCTGACAACCATGACAGGTTCGCTTCGGTAGTAGGTATCTGAAAAGTCGATTTCTTGACGACGTTCAGCTGTTGGGCTCATACCTGCGATGATC
The DNA window shown above is from Streptococcus salivarius and carries:
- a CDS encoding ABC transporter substrate-binding protein/permease, whose amino-acid sequence is MKKIIVACFAALLLVFGGVSSAQADEYLRVGMEAAYAPFNWTQDDDSNGAVPIEGTKQYANGYDVQIAKKIAEAQGKKPLVVKTAWTGLIPALTSGKIDMIIAGMSPTAERRQEIDFSDTYYRSEPVMVVSSDGDYANAKSLKDFKDAKITAQQGVYLYNLIDQIPGVSKQTAMGDFGAMRQALASGIIDGYVSERPEAKTAEEASSKYKMITLKDGGFQVSDDDVSLAVGLRKGDSQQMEQVNKVLAGISQEERVKLMDHIIDIQPADKTDEAKKGNFFSQMSTIIAKNWPQFLRGTGITLLISIIGTVVGTFIGLMIGVYRTAPKAANKFVALLQKLFGWVLNVYIEVFRGTPMIVQSMVIYYGTAQAFGINIDRTLAAVFIVSINTGAYMSEIVRGGIFAVDKGQFEAATALGFTHGQTMRKIVLPQVIRNILPATGNEFVINIKDTSVLNVISVVELYFAGNTVASQTYQYFQTFFVIAAIYFVLTFTVTRILRYVERRLDQDTYTQGGVH